In Granulicella mallensis MP5ACTX8, the sequence CGGTAACGCGTGCTTTGCAGCTCGCTGGTGTAACGGCCATCTCCGCGCGCGCGGTTCTCAGCTCTGAAACTGTTGCCTCACTTCGGTCATCTACTGAAGACCACTTCGTGCAGGGCCTTGAGGCTGCGCGGACCTGGCTGGAGGCGAAGCGATGAGCACGGTGTCAGTCGATATCGAATCGTTGCAGGCGGAAGAGCTAGTTGCAGAGATCGTGCGCGAGTCGCAGGGTGAAGCTGTATGCCTGACGAGCAGCTTCCAGACCGAAGACATGGTCGTGCTGCATCTGCTGCGCAAACACCTGCCGCATGTGCCGGTGATCTTTCTCGAAACGGGATATCACTTTCCCGCATTGATCGAGTATCGCGATCGCCTGGCGCAGGAGTGGGATTTGAACCTCATTAACGCGATGCCGCGCACGACGCTTGCCGAGCATGAGAAAGAGTTTGGCCTCTTGCATATTGTGGAGCCCACGAAGTGCTGCCAGATTCGCAAGGTCGAGCCTCTGATGCGCTCGCTGGAGCCGTACTCCTGGTGGTTTACCGGGCTGCGGCGCGAACAGTCGCCGACACGCGCGGGGCTCAAGAAGATTGAAGACCATAAGCTGCCGACCGGCAAGCAGATGAAGAAGATCAG encodes:
- a CDS encoding phosphoadenylyl-sulfate reductase, whose amino-acid sequence is MSTVSVDIESLQAEELVAEIVRESQGEAVCLTSSFQTEDMVVLHLLRKHLPHVPVIFLETGYHFPALIEYRDRLAQEWDLNLINAMPRTTLAEHEKEFGLLHIVEPTKCCQIRKVEPLMRSLEPYSWWFTGLRREQSPTRAGLKKIEDHKLPTGKQMKKISILADWDWARVEAYAQEHGIPRLSLYDQGYTSIGCEPCTAIPAAGADARSGRWGGKKLECGIHTFSEKE